From one Planococcus citri chromosome 3, ihPlaCitr1.1, whole genome shotgun sequence genomic stretch:
- the LOC135839689 gene encoding arylsulfatase B-like, with the protein MRRMRFENNRYVRAYRDFFTCNLLFICAIFCNVFVENFAASRPHIVFIMVDDAGWNDFSFHGSDQIITPNIDALAYNGLILNNLYTQPVCTPSRAALMTGKYPIHLGMQGAPILAAEPVGLPLTERTMADYLRDLGYTTRAVGKWHLGFYRREYTPRFRGFNSFFGYYGGFIGYYDHILQDVYENIGDFAGYDLRRDEASAWQEAEGVYATDLFTNEAVNIINNHNAEEPLFLYFAHLAAHAGNTGKLLEAPEDEIRKFQHIIDPNRRTYAAMISKIDESVGDLVEALENKKMLKDTIIVFMSDNGAPSVRNGTPTTREFPNWGSNFPFRGTKGTLWEGGVRSPSFIWSAALQQNPRVSTNLMHVSDWLPTLYAAAGGNPLDLPNNLDGVNHWFTLTLNLPSRPRSTVLINIDERNRNAATRVENWKLIIGTTLNGQFDGYYGDSWDIFDGYRTTYNITAVIGSKSGKAVSGIANELFLPVANEIDMQNRRSQATIRCDSASLWPTGTTGNVLSCQVTPCLFNIDNDPCERNNVARQFPSITTQLYDILKFHRLSLVPQINQAVDAFSANPKLFNSTWSTWRT; encoded by the exons ATGCGGCGGATGCGATTTGAGAATAATCGATACGTGAGAGCGTATCGAGATTTTTTTACGTGTAATTTGTTATTtatttgtgccatattttgtAATGTGTTTGTTGAGAATTTCGCGGCCAGCCGGCCTCATATTGTCTTCATTATGGTCGACGATGCA ggttGGAATGACTTCAGTTTTCATGGTTCAGATCAAATAATAACCCCAAATATAGACGCTTTAGCATATAAtggattaattttaaataatttatacaCGCAGCCAGTATGTACGCCATCAAGAGCAGCTCTAATGACAGGAAAATATCCCATacatttag GTATGCAAGGTGCTCCAATACTAGCCGCAGAACCAGTAGGATTACCACTAACAGAACGAACAATGGCAGATTATCTTCGAGATCTTGGTTACACAACCAGAGCAGTTGGGAAATGGCATTTAGGATTTTATCGCCGAGAGTATACTCCCAGATTCCGAGGATTCAATAGTTTTTTCGGATATTACGGCGGTTTCATCGGATACTACGATCATATTTTACAAGACGTG TACGAAAACATCGGTGATTTTGCTGGATACGATTTAAGGAGAGATGAAGCGTCGGCTTGGCAAGAAGCAGAAGGTGTCTACGCTACCGATTTGTTCACCAACGAAGCTGTCAATATAATCAACAACCATAATGCCGAAGAACCTTTGTTTTTGTATTTCGCTCATTTAGCAGCTCATGCTGGAAATACTGGTAAACTGTTGGAAGCGCCGGAAGACGAGATTAGGAAATTTCAACATATTATTGATCCGAATCGACGAACTTATGCTG cgatgatttcaaaaatagacGAAAGTGTTGGCGACTTGGTCGaagctttggaaaataaaaaaatgctgaaagatACAATTATCGTATTCATGTCTGATAATGGAGCACCCAGCGTACGAAATGGCACACCCACTACAAGGGAGTTCCCGAATTGGGGTTCCAATTTCCCATTCAGAGGA ACTAAAGGAACACTGTGGGAAGGAGGAGTACGAAGTCCTAGTTTTATATGGTCAGCAGCTCTGCAACAAAACCCACGAGTATCCACAAACTTGATGCATGTCAGCGATTGGTTACCTACTTTGTATGCAGCAGCag GAGGAAATCCTCTAGATTTACCCAACAATTTAGACGGAGTCAATCACTGGTTTACATTAACATTGAATCTGCCCTCTCGTCCTAGATCAACAGTTCTGATCAATATAGACGAAAGAAATCGTAACGCTGCGACTCgcgttgaaaattggaaattaataatcg GAACCACTCTAAATGGCCAATTTGACGGATACTACGGCGACTCTTGGGATATTTTCGACGGATACCGGACAACGTACAATATAACCGCGGTTATCGGTAGCAAAAGTGGAAAAGCTGTATCCGGCATAGCTAACGAATTATTTCTACCGGTGGCCAACGAAATCGACATGCAAAATAGAAGATCTCAAGCTACGATAAGATGCGATTCGGCATCTCTGTGGCCGACAGGAACTACCGGCAATGTGTTATCGTGTCAAGTTACTCCTTGTTTGTTTAACATAGATAACGATCCTTGCGAAAGAAACAACGTAGCCAGACAGTTTCCTTCCATAACGACGCAACTTTACGATATACTGAAATTTCACAGGTTATCCTTGGTACCGCAAATTAACCAAGCTGTGGATGCGTTCAGCGCTAATCCCAAGCTATTCAATAGTACCTGGTCTACGTGGAGAACTTAA
- the LOC135839690 gene encoding UPAR/Ly6 domain-containing protein rtv-like, whose product MILRRLFISLIGVCIVIRVNASIKRCFSCRSRGELGSCKDKFKFYNASQLDTETGVEAVPCASGWCGKVIETRDHDLKAEEYGVATQRMCLQRSPSDNEERCDDTIWSHKKVFMCFCQGDLCNDGIAIRSSSLIFIVTLPVLLCWVCKLI is encoded by the coding sequence ATGATTCTTCGAAGACTGTTCATTTCGCTGATCGGTGTTTGTATTGTGATCCGAGTTAACGCTTCGATAAAGCGATGTTTTTCGTGTAGATCTCGCGGCGAATTGGGAAGCTGCAaagataaattcaaattttacaatgcTAGTCAACTAGATACGGAAACTGGAGTCGAAGCTGTACCTTGCGCTTCAGGATGGTGTGGAAAAGTCATCGAAACCAGAGATCACGACTTGAAGGCTGAAGAATACGGAGTAGCTACTCAAAGAATGTGCTTACAAAGATCGCCCTCTGACAATGAAGAAAGATGCGACGATACAATATGGAGTCATAAGAAAGTTTTCATGTGTTTTTGTCAAGGCGATTTGTGTAATGATGGTATTGCGATTAGATCATCGTCGTTGATTTTCATTGTCACTTTACCTGTGTTATTGTGCTGGGTTTGTAAACTTATTTAG